The DNA region TTTCACCAATTCATAGCGATTAAACCCAGCATTTTCTTTGATTGAAATCAGAAAGCCAAACCAACTTGGTTCAGATTCATCGGTAGGCTTTGGTAAAATTAATACATCTTGTAAATCTACTAATTGTTGATATATAAAGTCAAAGTTTTGTCTTCTTTTATGCACAAATTGAGGCAATTTTTCTAATTGTGCCAAGCCGACCGCAGCTTGCATATCGGTCATTTTTAAGTTATAGCCAATATGGGAATAAGTATATTTATGATCATACCCAAAAGGTAATTCTCCTAATTGCCAACCAAATCTTTTATTACAAGTATTATCTACCCCAGGAGGACACCAACAACTCCTTCCCCAGTCTCTCAAGGATTCTAGGATTTTTTTTAATTTAGAATCATTAGTTAATACTGCTCCCCCTTCTCCCATAGTAATATGATGAGCAGGATAAAAACTTGCTGTGGCTATATGTCCAAATGTTCCTGTTTTTTGTCCTTGATATAAACTTCCTAATGCATCACAATTATCCTCTATTAACCATAAATTATGTTTTTGAGCAAATTCAGTTACTATCTTTAAATTAAATGGATTACCTAATGCATGAGCGATCATTATCCCACGAGTGCGCTCTGATAATGCTGCTTCTAATTGAGTGATATCTATGTTATAAGAGGGAATTTCTATATCTAAAAATACTGGGACTAATTGATTTTGAAAAATCGGATTTACTGTGGTAGGAAACCCCGCAGCCACAGTAATTATTTCATCTCCAGGTTTTAATCTTTTCTCTCCTAATTCTGGAGATGTTAATGCGGTTAATGCTAATAGATTAGCTGAGGAACCTGAGTTTACTAATAAACAGTGTTTAACCCCTATCCATTGGGCAAATTTTTCCTCAAATTCGGCTGCAAAACGTCCGGTTGTTAACCAAAAGTCTAGAGATGAATCTACTAAATACTGTAGTTCTTGTTGATCAAATACTTTCCCTGATACTGGTACAGGTGTTTCTCCTGGTATAAATTCACGTTGCGGAAATGCTTCTGAGTAATATTCTCCTACTAATTGGAGAATTTGCGATCGCAATAGTTGTTTTTTTTCCATTCATTTTTACTTTAAAATATGTTGATACCAATCAATGGTTTTTTCTAATCCTGTATCTAGATCAAAGGAGGGATACCAATTTAATATTTTTCTCGATTTTTGACTAGATAAATATTGATTTTTAATTTCATTACTTGCTTGATTTAAAATTTCTGGTTTCAAATCTGAGTTCATCAATGTTAATATTCTTTCTACTAGGTCTAAAACTGTTAATTTTATCTCTAAAGAAAAATTAAATGCTTCGCCAATCAATTCAGGGTGCTGTGATAAATTTTCTGCTAATAACATATAAGCTTTAACACCATCTTCTACATATAGATAATCTCTGACAAAACAACCATTAGATCTGATTATAGGAGCTTTTTCTTTTAAGATAGATTTAATAGTTCCTGGTACAATTCGACTCCAGTTTAAATCACCTCCACCATAAAAGTTACCACAACGGGCGATCGCTACTGGTAAATTATAAGTATGGGCATAAGTTTGAGTAATTAAATCAGCACAAGATTTACTTACATCGTAGGGATGTATACCTTTTAGAGGAGCATTTTCTTCATAAGGTAACTGTATCTGTTCCCCATAAGCTTTATCTGAAGATGCCACTATAATTTGTTTGACTGTAGAACTATGACGGCAAGCTTCAAGCAAACGCCAAGTACCAGCAATATTAGTTTCAAAAGTAGAAATAGGGTTACGATTAGCAACTCCTACGACGGTTTGAGCGGCTAAATGAATAACCGTATTAATTTCGTATTCTTCTAAAATTCTTTGTAACAGAACTTGATCACAAATATCACCTCTAATAACTTTAACTTTTTCTAAGGCTCGACTTTGTATCAAAAAACTTTGAGGAATCCAGTCTCGAACTAAACAAACAATCTCCGCACCAACGGTTAATAGATGTTTAACTAACCAACCACCAACCAATCCGGTTGCACCTGTAATAAAAATTGGTCTATCTTGCCAAAAATTAGAACTATTACTCATACTTAATTCCACACTTTCCAAGGGGGATTAACACTGTCCCATAAATCTTTTAATCTGTATTTGTCCCTTAAAGTATCCATACACTGCCAGAAATCATAATGACGATAAGCAGCTAATTGTCCTTCATTAGCTAGTTTTTCTAATAAGGCAACTTCTAATATTTCATCATCGCCCTTTAAATATTCAAAAATCTTAGGTTCAAAAATTAAAAACCCTCCATTAATCCAACCTTCTCCCATTTGAGGTTTTTCTAGAAATTCATCTACTAAATCGCCTTGAAATCTTAAACTCCCAAAACGGGCTGGAGGACGGACTGCGGTTACGGTTGCTAAACATTTATGAGATTTATGAAATTCTAATAATTCTTTAATGTTTAAATTAGCAACTCCATCACCATAAGTAACCATAAATGTTTCATTATCTAACCAAGGCTGTAATCTTTTGATTCTACCTGCTGTCATGGTGTCTAACCCTGTGTCCATGAGATGGAGAATCCAATCCTCGGCTGCATTATTATGAATATCTACATGACCATTTTGTAAATTAATAGTCATACTAGAATTTAGATTGTAATACTCCAAAAAATAGCGTTTAATATAATCGCCTTTATAGCCCAAAGCAATGTAAAAATCTTTATACCCATAATGAGCATAGATTTTCATAATATGCCAAAGTATAGGGCGACCACCAATTTCTACCATTGGTTTTGGGATGATTTCTGTTTCTTCTGCTAGACGAGTTCCTAATCCTCCAGCTAAAATTACAACTTTCATTTTGTTTTCTCTTTAGCCAATGGACATCATAATATAAAGGCAAATTACAATTGCCATCCGTATAAATACTGGGACACGAAAAATTATAAAATAAGAGCGAAAAGCAATAGACGCTCGAAAATATCAGCACAATTAAGAATTTGGCTGACTTTAGAAGAAGACAAAACATTGCAGAGTTAAGCCTTGCAGATAATGTACCTCGAAGGATTAGTGATAGCTTAACGTCACGTAGTATTTGTCAATAAGCAATAGTACTTAGAGTATTGCCGAAATCGGGGTTTTAACTTAAATTTTGAAGATGATTCTTTGTCTTTTCATGTCTGCTTTCAACTGCTTTATGCCTTAAAACCTAGCCAGATTCAGACTTTTATGAATTCAGCGTAAAACCCCATCCCAAAATGGGTGAGGATGTAAGAATTTCATTTGTTTGTGTTGAAAGAGCTGGTTTCTCAAGCCCTCACTAAAAGCTGATTAAATATCAAGATACCTCTGCCACATCTGCTCGTAAGCCTTTTCCATGTCACGGGTAAACTGCTTGGCATTCCATAGCGGTGCTGTGTGCCTTGATTGACGTAACTTCCAAGAAATTTGTTCTCGCAATTTTTCATCCTTACCCAAACGCACACCCCACTGTACATACTCTTCATCTGTCCAAGCAATACCTTCTGTAATCCCAGCATTCATCATCATGGTGTAACTATTGCGAGCGGCAAATTGCTGTCCAACTCTAGTTATTAATGGGATACCCATCCAGAGTGTTTCTAGCGTTGTCGTAGCTCCGTTGTAGGGAAAAGTATCTAATACAACATCAGCAATGGCTAAATTTGCTCTGTGGACAGACTCAGAAGGATCTAAGTCTAAAAATCGTAGACGTGAATACTCTACACCCTCTTCTTCTGCTAACTGCATAAAAAACTTCTGCACAGCTTCAGAATCTGCTATCCCTTTAATTAAAAAATAGCTATTAGGAACTTCCTTAATAATTCTCATTTGCAGCCGTGCTGTATCAGGATGGCGCTTAAATCCTCTTTGAGCGCTTAGAAAAACTACAGCATTACTAGGAATAGCTAGAGAGTCCCGTCGTAAAGTTGGTACACCGATTTCAAAACCATCCACCGCTATATAAGTTTGCGGTAATCGCCAGATTTTTTCTGTATAGTACTCCTGAGCAGAATCGGGCAAAACATAAGGGTCAGCAATAAAGTAATCAACTGCTGGTATACCCGAAGCATCCCAACCCAACCACGTTACTTGTACAGGTGCAGGTTTAAGCGCCATTATTTCACAAGTAACATCTAGAGTAATACTATCCAAATCGATTAAAATATCAATTTCATCTTCGTAGATTTTTTCAGCAATGTCATCACTATAAATTCCCCCTAGATAAGCTTGATTAAATTGCTGGACATACCATCCCTGCAATGAATCATCTACTTGTTTATAATTTATAAAATATCCATAAATATCAAACTGTTCACGGGTATGGTGTTGAATTAGCCACCTAGCTAACCAGCCAACTGAATGCCTAGATAAACAATGGGATAAATAGCCAATCTT from Nostoc commune NIES-4072 includes:
- a CDS encoding GDP-mannose 4,6-dehydratase, translating into MSNSSNFWQDRPIFITGATGLVGGWLVKHLLTVGAEIVCLVRDWIPQSFLIQSRALEKVKVIRGDICDQVLLQRILEEYEINTVIHLAAQTVVGVANRNPISTFETNIAGTWRLLEACRHSSTVKQIIVASSDKAYGEQIQLPYEENAPLKGIHPYDVSKSCADLITQTYAHTYNLPVAIARCGNFYGGGDLNWSRIVPGTIKSILKEKAPIIRSNGCFVRDYLYVEDGVKAYMLLAENLSQHPELIGEAFNFSLEIKLTVLDLVERILTLMNSDLKPEILNQASNEIKNQYLSSQKSRKILNWYPSFDLDTGLEKTIDWYQHILK
- the rfbF gene encoding glucose-1-phosphate cytidylyltransferase, whose translation is MKVVILAGGLGTRLAEETEIIPKPMVEIGGRPILWHIMKIYAHYGYKDFYIALGYKGDYIKRYFLEYYNLNSSMTINLQNGHVDIHNNAAEDWILHLMDTGLDTMTAGRIKRLQPWLDNETFMVTYGDGVANLNIKELLEFHKSHKCLATVTAVRPPARFGSLRFQGDLVDEFLEKPQMGEGWINGGFLIFEPKIFEYLKGDDEILEVALLEKLANEGQLAAYRHYDFWQCMDTLRDKYRLKDLWDSVNPPWKVWN
- the rfbH gene encoding lipopolysaccharide biosynthesis protein RfbH; this translates as MEKKQLLRSQILQLVGEYYSEAFPQREFIPGETPVPVSGKVFDQQELQYLVDSSLDFWLTTGRFAAEFEEKFAQWIGVKHCLLVNSGSSANLLALTALTSPELGEKRLKPGDEIITVAAGFPTTVNPIFQNQLVPVFLDIEIPSYNIDITQLEAALSERTRGIMIAHALGNPFNLKIVTEFAQKHNLWLIEDNCDALGSLYQGQKTGTFGHIATASFYPAHHITMGEGGAVLTNDSKLKKILESLRDWGRSCWCPPGVDNTCNKRFGWQLGELPFGYDHKYTYSHIGYNLKMTDMQAAVGLAQLEKLPQFVHKRRQNFDFIYQQLVDLQDVLILPKPTDESEPSWFGFLISIKENAGFNRYELVKYLEQNKITTRLLFGGNLIKQPAYKGLKYRTVGDLINTDYVMNNSFWVGVYPALNENIFLYIVKHLYKFCGRKGI